GCCCTCTCAAGGCAAGGATTTCAAGTCACCGCTTTTGATATCTCCTCCAGCGCGATCGCGTGGTGCAAACAACGCTTCCCCAACTCCTCCGTTAATTACCAAGTTGCCGACTTATTTCACCTCGATCCTGCCTGGAATCGTGCTTTCGATCTAGTCGTCGAAGTCCGCAATATCCAAGCATTACCTTTAAAAGTTCGCTCGCAAGTCCTCCGCGCGATCGCGCCCCTCGTTGCCCCTGAAGGAACCCTCTTAATCATCACGCGAATTCGAGACACAGAAACCGAACCCGATGGTCCCCCTTGGGCGCTATCCGATGGCGAACTCGCCCAACTTCAACAATTGAGATTAACCGAAATCGAGCGCAATATTTTCTTTGAAGGGGAAAATGATGAAGTCAAACACGCGCAAATTACCTACCGCGCCCCTGGTTAATATAGCAATAGCCAGGAGTATTAGGACATTGGTGAAGGTGAGCTGGGGGAGCAGAGGAAGCAGGGGAAGTTGGGAAACTATGACTTACGCTTAATGTGTATTAGGCGCTCGAATCCTGACTCGACTGTGGTTGATTCTTTTGATTCCCCTTTCCCCCTTAACCTTTACCCGTCAATTTCAAATTAAGGTAACCAGGGATATTGCTGAAAATCTGGGGGACGCTTCTCCAAAAAAGCCTGTTTGCCTTCTGCCCCTTCCTCTGTCATGTAGTAAAGTAGCGTTGCATTGCCTGCCAATTCTTGCAAACCCGCTTGACCGTCGCAATCAGCATTAAATGCAGCCTTAAGACAGCGAATCGCGATCGGACTTTTTTGTAAAACTTCGTTCGCCCAAGTCACGCCTTCGGTTTCAAGCTGTTCGAGAGGAACGACACAATTCACCAAACCCATCTCCAGCGCCTCAGCAGCACTATACTGACGGCAGAGAAACCAAATTTCCCTAGCTTTCTTTTGTCCGACAATTCGCGCCAGATAGGATGCGCCAAACCCCCCATCAAAACTCCCAACTTTGGGGCCCGTTTGCCCGAAAACTGCATTCTCTGCGGCAATGGTCAGATCGCAAATGAGATGAAGAACGTGACCCCCACCAATGGCGTATCCCGCAACTAAAGCAATGACAACCTTGGGAAGAGAACGAATCAGACGCTGCAAATCCAAAACATTCAAACGAGGTACGCCTGTCTCGTCGAGATACCCCGCTTTACCGCGCACGCTTTGATCCCCTCCCGAACAAAACGCATATTTCCCATCCGTATGAGGGCCTGCCCCCGTCAGCAAAACAACACCTATTTTCGGGTCTTCGCGAACATCGCAAAAGGCATCGTAGAGTTCGACAATGGTTTTGGGACGAAAGGCATTGCGTTTGTGGGGTCGATTAATCACAATTTTGGCAATCCCCCCAGCTTTGTAGTAGAGGATATCTTCGTAGGTTTTGGCAACTTGCCATTCAACTTGCATAAATTTATCGAAAATTTTGGGTCTAAAACCCCGTCCTTCTAGGACGGCTTCTTGCTCCGGTCATTTGCCGAGCATCCGGTATAAACATCTGGGGAAACCCCAGATGACAGGGACTTGGAAACCTCGGTGTGTACGGTGCGCTTTTCTTGCTTCCTAATATACTGCTTTAGTATCTCAATTGGCGCGCCCCCAACGGAGCTAACAAAATAGCTAGGACTCCAGAGAGCATCTTTTCCGTAGGTTTTAGGGTGTCCAGCTTGCCCAAAGTAGGAATTAAAACCTTTGCTGTGATGAGTAACGGTGAAAAAGCTACCAGTCCTGACTACTCAAAGCACGATCGTAAGATCGGAGTGTGTCAAAATACCGCTTTGTTTGTTAGCCGAAATAACGCAAATTCGTCAATAGATAGGAAGACTCCGAATGCGCTCTATACTTTATGTTCTGGATTACTAAAATCGCTTTTACAACCCGCATCCCAAGCTTCTGGTTGGTTTCCGTGCGCTGGAATCCCGTTATTGTCTTTCAATAGTCTTGCCATATGCATACAGTTCCAAGCAAGAAAAGTAGTATTTCTGTTGGTAAAATCGTTTTCTGGGCCCCCAGAACCCGAATCTCGATAGGAAGGGCCAGGGCCAACTTCTCCAAGCCATCCTGCATCCACTTGAGGTGGAATGGTATAGCCAATATGGGATAGGGAAAACAAAATATTCATAGCGCAATGTTTGATCCCATCTTCGTTACCCGTGATTAAAGTTGCACCCACTTTTCCGTAGTCTCGATATTGACCTTTTTCATTCAGAAGATGAGTATAGCCATACATTCGCTCCAGGACTCGATTGCAAACAGAACTTTTTTCCCCTAACCAAACTGAAGTACATAAAACCAAAATGTCAGTTTCGTCAATTTCTTTTTGAATTGTGGGCCAGTCGTCTTTGTCCCATTCATCGGTTTGCGACATATCTAGCCCAAGTCCCGCCGGAATTTCGTAATCAACAGGGCGAATAACTTTAGTTTTGACCCCGTTAGCTTCAAAAATATGTTTGGCGATATCAATGACACCTCTTGTATGAGATAAAACGGGCGTTCTATTCAGCGTACAGTTTAAAAAAAGAGCTTTGAGATCGTCATATTTGGCTGGAGTATTTTTGCACTGATGCTCGGTTATTTTTGTGAGTTGCTCTGACATATTTCTTAAACTCCGCGTGTGTGCCAATTTCAAGGCGCTAGTCCATCCCACAATAGCGCGATCGCGTCGGCAACAGAACGCTCGATTTTGGCTTGAGGTGCGTCAAGTGTTTCGTACAAAGCAATGTTATGTAAGTAGGACAACAAAACATCAACCGCGATCGCGCTATTATTTCCACGAACTCGTCCTAACTTTGATTCTCCAGTGAGATAATCTATCAACTTTTCACTAAGCTGCGTTGCGGGTATGCTATGCCGTTCGAGAAAAGTTGGCATACTGAACGAGGGATGACTGATAAGTGTCAAAAATACGGGCATCACCTCACGGAAGTAATTAACAATTCCAAGGCTGATACGTTCAAGGTTTTCAACAACTTTTCCTTCCCCAATTTTGAGACGAAATATCTCGTCAAGTTGCGCCTCCGGCAGTTTCATCGCAGAAAAAAAGAAGTCTTCTTTCGTCCCAAAACGTTGATAGATGACAGCCTCAGAAATACCTGCTTGTTTGGCAATTTTTCGTGTAGAGGCATTCACACCCTCTTGGAAAAAGAGCTTACGAGCAACAGCAAGAATTTCTTCGTTGGAAATGGTCTTGTTACGAGGCATTAAAATCGCCGTTCGATATTAGACAACAATACCGTACTCGTAACGAAGATCGCATAATGACAGCTCTTTCAATCTCGAAAGTTCCTCCAAGGGAAACCGTTTTTTCATGCGCAGGCATTTAGCCAAAATCGTAAAAATTCGTGGGAGACAACCAATCCAAATGTTCAATAATTTAAAGTGACCAATCCCCGACAAAACAGTGCGATGTTCTCGGTTAGCCACAGCATGGTGCATCTCGCTGAGTTTGGCTGTTGTGCCAAAAACCATCCATACGTGTGCGGCAATTTCATCTTCAATTGTCGTACCGCAAGCAAACAAGACATGAACCGCGTCGTGAGACTCAAAAATTTTCCTCATTTCGTCGGACATTTGTGCTGATATATCGTTTTTTTGCGCTTCTAAAGCGCGTAGTTCTTGAATCGCTTCCTGTAGAGTCATTTTGGATGCTGAATCAAAGTATTTGAACATATTGATACTCTTTTCCCTTGAGTGGGATGGGACGGAGATAGCCTAACAAGAAAAGATTGTACGAGACATCCTCAAAATAAGCAAGTGCTTACTTATTTATTCCCAGGCATCTTCAACTCCTCTCCATATCGATTCCAGAAAATCATCCTTCCAAAAGAATGAGGTGACGACAGATAAAGCCTCTTCGGGTTTTCCTAAGCTTCAATCCAGCCTTTGACAATTGCCTTCCCCACATTGACGTAGGGATTATCCAAAAATTCTTCAATTGCTGCTTCTCCGCCAGCCATGAATGCCTTTGCAGCGCGACGCTTCAAGCTGGGAGTGGTTTCGTCATTGACGTAGGCGATTTGTTCGGGTTCTGTGGCGGTGGGGTTGGTTTGTTCGAGTTGTTTGAGGAGGTTTTGAATTTCTTTAGCTGCTTCGGCAAGGGTTTGTTTTTGTTCGGGAGTGTAGTTGTGGATATCGCGGCATTGCATTCTTCCTTTATTCTTTTGCGACATTCTGCCGGAAATCGAAGCGCCACGAAAATTAACGTTATTCTGTTCGGGTTTGCGATTGACTATAGCTTTTGCCTCCACATTGATTGCAGGTGGTTGGGCATTTGCCATGATTTTAGCTATTTCTAACAAGTTGGCATTTTGCTCTTTATTAGCAGAGATCGGTTGCTTATTTTTACTTTCTAGTTGATGTTGACGCTTCAGGTACTTCTCGATCTCTGGTTTATTTGCACTGTAAGGAACATTGACACGAACAACGAAAGTTCCATCACCTTTATTTTCAAAGGAATTAATCGATAATTCGTCACTATTACATTCAACTTGAAGTCTTTGAAATAATGTGAGAAAAGCTTTCCAGTCAATACCATTACTAAAAATAAGATCGACAGTTGTGAATCCTTTTTTGAAGAGTTTGGTGAATTCACCTGAAGCAAAGAATTTATTGTGATTGTGGGGACGACGTTCTGTAAAACGCTTTTTTGTATCTTGTGCCTGCCCGTTAAGTTGTAGGTAAATATAGTCGCAGAAAGCGCCACTAAGATCGGTGTGATTGTTGGTGTGCCAATCTTCGATACAAGCTCCTGTTAGCTCGGCTTCTTTTAATGAAGTATTGAGAAGTTTGGCTTCGCTGAGGTTGGCTTCACTAAGATCGGCTCCTTTTAGATTGGCATTACTGAGGTTGGCATTACTGAGGTTGGCATTACTGAGGTTGGCTTCACTAAGATCGGCTCCTTTTAGATTGGCTCCTTTTAGATTGGTTTTACTAAGCGTGGCTCTACGGAGGTTAGCTCCACTAAGATCAACTCCACTGAGGTTAACTCTACTAAGATTAACTCCACGAAGGTTGACATTACTGAGATTAATGTTTTTAAGTTGCTGATTGAGAATTTTCCAAACTAACAACCATTTTCGATCCCATTGGGTTTGCGAATCAATTTGAGAGTTTCTGAGGTTCGCTTCGTTAAGTTTGGCATTAGTGAGACTAGCTCCTTTGAGATTAGCTCCATTAAGATTGGCTTCACTGAGGTTGACGTTACTGAGGTTGACGTTACTTAGATCTGCTTCACTTAAGTCTGCTTCACTTAGGTCTGCCTCACTCAGGTTTGCTTCGCTGAGATAGGTGTAACTGAGATTGGTCTTATGAAGATTGGTTCCAATTAGTTCGGCTTCACTGAGATTAACTCCACTCAGGTTAACTCCACTCAGGTTGGCATAACTCAGGTTGGTATAACTCAAGTTAGCCTCACTCAGGTTTGCTTTGCGAAGGTCGGCTCCACCAAGGTCGGCTTCTTGGAAGTTGGCATGACTCAGGTTAGCCTTGCGAAGGTTAGCTTCGCGAAGGTCAGCTTCGCGAAATTTAGCACCACAGAGGTCGGCTCTACTGAGGTTGGCTCCACTCAGGTTAGCTCCATAGAAATTGGCTCCATAGAGGTTGGCTCCATAGAGATTGGTATAACTCAGGTTAGCCTCACTTAGGTTAGCTTTGCGAAGGTTTGCTCCACCAAGGTCAGCTCCACTGAGGTTACATAAGCTAAAATCTCTCTCTCCAGAAGCATACTGTTCTAATAATTCACTACGATCCATAGCGTTCAATATTGATAACTCAAAGCCTCTATTGCGATTCTCCCAAACTCAAGGATTGAATAATACTCAAAGGCATTGCGCGGTTGGAAATGCTTTGGGCGTATGCTGCGCTGAGGTAGGGGCTGTATTGGGGCTGTTGGGTGATGTGGGTGTTGAAAAAGGCGACGCTGAGGGATTCCATATAGTTGTACGCGATCGCGGGATTGGGACCAATTGCCACAGGAGGGAGTTCTACATCATTACGACTCGCGCCAATTGTGGAAAAATGGGTTCCATTTTTTAGCATGACTAAATAGCGATTGGGAATCGTCAGACCGCTAAAAGGAAGGATTTGCTCGTCGAGAGCAGGAGTGACCGCATCGGCGGTGCTGGTGACAAGCATTAGGGGAGCTTCCAGACGGTTTAATTCCGACGCGCCAAAAATCGTACTGGCAATGGGATTCATTGCAATGACTGCTTTTACGCGATCGTCTTTCAAATTGTAGTTAAGGGGCGGTAAATCCAACGCCTGACATTGCAACACAAAGGAAATATTGAGCTTTGGATTATCCGGGTCGCACTCCGTTTGCAAGCGCTCAAAATTAATTTGCGCTCCCGCCAGCGCCAAAACCGTATATGCGCCAAAGGACTGACCCACCGCACCCACCTTTTGCCAATCGATTTGTTGGGGGTAGGTTTGTTCTAATTCATCGAGCAAAAACTGAATATCTAACGGGCGGTCAATGAGTTCTCGCGATGGCGTAATATCCTTTGCCAATCCGTTCGCCAGGGCTTGTAACTGACTATCATTGCTGCCGGGGTGTTCTGGAACCGCGACGGCAAAACCGTGGGAGGCTAAATGGGTTGCTAGGTATTCGTAACTTTGGCGGTCGGAACCCAGTCCGTGGGAGATGACAATTAATGGCACGCGACGGTCGGTTTGGGGAAGGTAGAGGTCGGTAAAAAATGCCCGCTTGCGCGGGAGATCGTTGAGGGTTAGGGTTTGTTTGTTGAATTGCACGGCTCCCATTTCGCCCAAATTGAGGGG
Above is a genomic segment from Lusitaniella coriacea LEGE 07157 containing:
- a CDS encoding class I SAM-dependent methyltransferase, with translation MFEQQPEDLRKKVKQLATEFTQNADPSGWFEVLYADAERDAQQVPWARLAPHHAVQEWLEKHNPSGNGKSALAIGCGLGDDAEALSRQGFQVTAFDISSSAIAWCKQRFPNSSVNYQVADLFHLDPAWNRAFDLVVEVRNIQALPLKVRSQVLRAIAPLVAPEGTLLIITRIRDTETEPDGPPWALSDGELAQLQQLRLTEIERNIFFEGENDEVKHAQITYRAPG
- the menB gene encoding 1,4-dihydroxy-2-naphthoyl-CoA synthase; the protein is MQVEWQVAKTYEDILYYKAGGIAKIVINRPHKRNAFRPKTIVELYDAFCDVREDPKIGVVLLTGAGPHTDGKYAFCSGGDQSVRGKAGYLDETGVPRLNVLDLQRLIRSLPKVVIALVAGYAIGGGHVLHLICDLTIAAENAVFGQTGPKVGSFDGGFGASYLARIVGQKKAREIWFLCRQYSAAEALEMGLVNCVVPLEQLETEGVTWANEVLQKSPIAIRCLKAAFNADCDGQAGLQELAGNATLLYYMTEEGAEGKQAFLEKRPPDFQQYPWLP
- a CDS encoding flavodoxin family protein encodes the protein MSEQLTKITEHQCKNTPAKYDDLKALFLNCTLNRTPVLSHTRGVIDIAKHIFEANGVKTKVIRPVDYEIPAGLGLDMSQTDEWDKDDWPTIQKEIDETDILVLCTSVWLGEKSSVCNRVLERMYGYTHLLNEKGQYRDYGKVGATLITGNEDGIKHCAMNILFSLSHIGYTIPPQVDAGWLGEVGPGPSYRDSGSGGPENDFTNRNTTFLAWNCMHMARLLKDNNGIPAHGNQPEAWDAGCKSDFSNPEHKV
- a CDS encoding TetR/AcrR family transcriptional regulator; the protein is MPRNKTISNEEILAVARKLFFQEGVNASTRKIAKQAGISEAVIYQRFGTKEDFFFSAMKLPEAQLDEIFRLKIGEGKVVENLERISLGIVNYFREVMPVFLTLISHPSFSMPTFLERHSIPATQLSEKLIDYLTGESKLGRVRGNNSAIAVDVLLSYLHNIALYETLDAPQAKIERSVADAIALLWDGLAP
- a CDS encoding ubiquinone biosynthesis protein COQ4; protein product: MTLQEAIQELRALEAQKNDISAQMSDEMRKIFESHDAVHVLFACGTTIEDEIAAHVWMVFGTTAKLSEMHHAVANREHRTVLSGIGHFKLLNIWIGCLPRIFTILAKCLRMKKRFPLEELSRLKELSLCDLRYEYGIVV
- a CDS encoding pentapeptide repeat-containing protein, producing MDRSELLEQYASGERDFSLCNLSGADLGGANLRKANLSEANLSYTNLYGANLYGANFYGANLSGANLSRADLCGAKFREADLREANLRKANLSHANFQEADLGGADLRKANLSEANLSYTNLSYANLSGVNLSGVNLSEAELIGTNLHKTNLSYTYLSEANLSEADLSEADLSEADLSNVNLSNVNLSEANLNGANLKGASLTNAKLNEANLRNSQIDSQTQWDRKWLLVWKILNQQLKNINLSNVNLRGVNLSRVNLSGVDLSGANLRRATLSKTNLKGANLKGADLSEANLSNANLSNANLSNANLKGADLSEANLSEAKLLNTSLKEAELTGACIEDWHTNNHTDLSGAFCDYIYLQLNGQAQDTKKRFTERRPHNHNKFFASGEFTKLFKKGFTTVDLIFSNGIDWKAFLTLFQRLQVECNSDELSINSFENKGDGTFVVRVNVPYSANKPEIEKYLKRQHQLESKNKQPISANKEQNANLLEIAKIMANAQPPAINVEAKAIVNRKPEQNNVNFRGASISGRMSQKNKGRMQCRDIHNYTPEQKQTLAEAAKEIQNLLKQLEQTNPTATEPEQIAYVNDETTPSLKRRAAKAFMAGGEAAIEEFLDNPYVNVGKAIVKGWIEA
- a CDS encoding alpha/beta hydrolase — protein: MNQQKWNVSKRISLALLNLSCVLMVPTLLAPKALSAEKILLYIGPLEFSLAVESLEAYATDGTIGPDLAVYINRLTEEQREQFRELLTTPAKLTPVAVAQFLYSPQGETILREVGKLIQTRAGQSGFYAIRSALILAAADPEGLTPLNVLKKFPTYGIRINSDRAFGLLERVSGVIRDTQVAIAKIEQLSLTEAQTVENANFPLNLGEMGAVQFNKQTLTLNDLPRKRAFFTDLYLPQTDRRVPLIVISHGLGSDRQSYEYLATHLASHGFAVAVPEHPGSNDSQLQALANGLAKDITPSRELIDRPLDIQFLLDELEQTYPQQIDWQKVGAVGQSFGAYTVLALAGAQINFERLQTECDPDNPKLNISFVLQCQALDLPPLNYNLKDDRVKAVIAMNPIASTIFGASELNRLEAPLMLVTSTADAVTPALDEQILPFSGLTIPNRYLVMLKNGTHFSTIGASRNDVELPPVAIGPNPAIAYNYMESLSVAFFNTHITQQPQYSPYLSAAYAQSISNRAMPLSIIQSLSLGESQ